From the genome of Drosophila melanogaster chromosome 2L, one region includes:
- the CG44270 gene encoding uncharacterized protein, with protein sequence METLNTTKIPLSKCTPSSVRFGYREYPPRFQVSPGPPCSPCSPGSPTGFSCTRCARARVSSTFRFPAPKPESTIEFQTVYGIQAPRHPTTQTTIRRPRKTQRLLQFLCAIFYMRTKGGTKCRLWLVKVKG encoded by the exons ATGGAAACTTTGAACACGACCAAAATCCCACTAAGTAAGTGTACGCccagttcagttcggtttgGGTACCGGGAATATCCTCCGAGGTTCCAGGTTAGCCCGGGTCCTCCATGCTCTCCATGTTCTCCTGGCTCTCCGACAGGGTTCAGCTGCAC CAGGTGTGCCCGTGCCCGGGTGTCTTCCACCTTTCGGTTTCCAGCCCCGAAACCGGAATCTACGATTGAATTTCAGACAGTATACGGCATCCAGGCACCCAggcacccaaccacccaaacCACCATCCGGCGACCAAGGAAAACGCAAAGgcttttgcaatttttatgtgCAATTTTTTACATGAGAACCAAAGGCGGTACGAAGTGTCGCTTGTGGCTCGTTAAGGTTAAGGGGTGA